The following coding sequences are from one Eucalyptus grandis isolate ANBG69807.140 chromosome 11, ASM1654582v1, whole genome shotgun sequence window:
- the LOC104426029 gene encoding LOW QUALITY PROTEIN: protein COBRA (The sequence of the model RefSeq protein was modified relative to this genomic sequence to represent the inferred CDS: deleted 1 base in 1 codon), translated as MESSSLHSTSGLMSKLSGTIVLLLFLLSCSSFPSAEAYDALDPNGNITIKWDVISWTPDGYVAVVTMFNFQQYRHIQSPGWTLGWTWAKKEVIWSMMGSQTTEQGDCSRYKGNTPHCCKKDPTVVDLLPGTPYNQQIANCCKGGVLNSWVQDPANAASSFQVSVGAAGTSNKTVRLPKNFTLKAPGPGYTCGPAKIVRSTKFVSADKRRTTQALMTWNVTCTYSQFLAQKTPTCCVSLSSFYNDTIVRCPTCTCGCQNNATDTGGCVQADSPHLAQVVAGSGKSSSNTPLVQCTSHMCPIRVHWHVKLNYKEYWRVKITITNFNYRMNYTQWNLVVQHPNFDNLTQLFSFNYKSLTPYAGLNDTAMLWGVKFYNDFLSEAGPYGNVQSELLFQKDQSTFTFEKGWAFPRRIYFNGDNCVMPPPDAYPWLPNASPQPILPGLVTFVPIVASTLLFLAFV; from the exons ATGGAGTCTTCTTCCCTGCACTCGACCAGCGGCCTCATGTCCAAGCTCAGCGGAACCATCGTCTTGCTTCTGTTCTTGCTCTCTTGCTCCTCTTTCCCGTCCGCCG AAGCCTACGATGCACTTGATCCTAATGGGAACATCACAATCAAGTGGGACGTAATAAGCTGGACTCCGGATGGTTACGTG GCTGTTGTCACGATGTTCAACTTCCAACAATATCGCCATATACAATCTCCGGGATGGACATTGGGGTGGACGTGGGCAAAGAAGGAAGTTATATGGAGCATGATGGGCAGTCAGACCACTGAGCAAGGTGATTGCTCAAGATACAAAGGGAACACCCCTCATTGCTGTAAGAAGGACCCAACAGTCGTTGACCTGTTGCCTGGAACTCCTTACAATCAGCAGATAGCAAATTGTTGCAAAGGTGGAGTTTTAAATTCGTGGGTCCAGGACCCAGCAAATGCAGCAAGCTCATTTCAGGTCAGCGTTGGAGCTGCTGGAACGAGTAACAAGACCGTGAGGCTTCCCAAGAATTTCACGCTGAAAGCACCGGGACCTGGATATACTTGTGGGCCTGCAAAGATTGTCAGATCGACTAAATTTGTTTCTGCTGACAAAAGGAGAACAACCCAAGCTTTAA TGACATGGAACGTTACTTGTACATATTCGCAATTCTTAGCCCAAAAGACTCCAACCTGctgtgtctctctctcctcgttctACAATGACACAATAGTACGTTGCCCTACTTGCACTTGTGGCTGTCAAAACAATGCTACA GATACTGGCGGCTGCGTACA GGCAGATTCTCCACACTTGGCTCAAGTTGTAGCTGGCTCTGGAAAGTCTAGCAGCAACACACCGCTAGTACAGTGTACTAGCCATATGTGTCCAATTCGAGTCCATTGGCATGTGAAGCTCAATTACAAGGAGTATTGGCGGGTGAAGATCACGATCACAAATTTCAACTACAGAATGAACTACACCCAGTGGAATCTCGTTGTTCAGCACCCCAATTTTGATAATCTCACCCAACTTTTCAGCTTCAACTACAAGTCACTGACTCCCTATGCAGGATTAA ATGATACTGCCATGTTATGGGGAGTCAAGTTCTACAATGATTTTCTCAGTGAAGCTGGCCCGTATGGGAATGTGCAGTCTGAGTTATTATTCCAAAAGGACCAATCCACCTTTACATTTGAAAAGGGATGGGCTTTTCCACGGAGGATTTATTTCAATGGCGATAACTGTGTGATGCCGCCTCCGGATGCCTACCCATGGTTGCCAAATGCCAGTCCTCAGCCAATTTTGCCTGGACTTGttacatttgtgccaattgTGGCATCTACTCTGTTGTTTTTGGCTTTTGTGTGA
- the LOC104426030 gene encoding COBRA-like protein 4 yields MESEALFTCQGKVHEDGKGLSSPRLELMLLAAILMLMIPHTVAYDPLDPNGNITIKWDVVSWTADGYVASVTMSNFQMYRPILLPGWTLGWSWAKKEVIWSMVGAQTTEQGDCSKFKGNVPHCCKKDPIVVDFLPGVPYNQQFSNCCKGGVLSSWGQDPTSSVSAFQVSVGLAGTSNKTVKLPKNFTLLGPGPGYTCGPAKIVPSTVYLTPDRRRKTQAMMTWNVTCTYSQFLVSKNPSCCVSFSSFYNNSITPCPSCACGCHNKKNCIPSDSKLLHKAGVNTPRKDNTPLLQCTHHMCPIRVHWHVKLNYKDYWRVKIAITNFNYRLNHTQWTLVAQHPNLNSITRVFSFDYKPLIAYESINDTGMFYGMKFYNDLLMEAGPEGNVQSEVLLQKDKNTFTFKQGWAFPRKVYFNGDECMLPPPDQYPFLPNSAQVNLVALSTLVTSMAMSILLIHKSP; encoded by the exons ATGGAATCTGAAGCTCTCTTCACTTGTCAAGGGAAAGTTCATGAAGATGGAAAGGGCTTATCGTCCCCAAGACTTGAGCTCATGCTCTTGGCAGCCATTCTTATGCTAATGATTCCTCATACAG TCGCGTACGACCCTCTAGATCCAAATGGTAACATAACGATCAAATGGGACGTAGTGTCCTGGACTGCTGATGGCTATGTG GCTTCGGTCACAATGAGTAACTTCCAAATGTACCGGCCAATTTTGCTTCCGGGTTGGACACTGGGATGGAGCTGGGCAAAGAAGGAAGTGATATGGTCAATGGTCGGAGCACAAACTACAGAACAAGGAGATTGTTCCAAGTTCAAGGGCAATGTACCGCATTGCTGTAAGAAAGACCCGATAGTTGTTGACTTTCTCCCCGGAGTCCCCTACAACCAGCAGTTCAGCAACTGCTGCAAAGGCGGCGTCCTTTCGTCATGGGGCCAGGACCCGACTTCCTCGGTCTCTGCCTTCCAGGTCAGTGTCGGGCTAGCCGGCACCTCCAATAAGACGGTCAAACTCCCCAAGAACTTCACTCTGCTTGGCCCGGGACCAGGATACACTTGCGGGCCTGCGAAAATCGTGCCCTCAACGGTGTACCTCACACCTGACCGGAGAAGGAAGACTCAAGCCATGa TGACTTGGAATGTCACCTGCACTTATTCACAGTTCTTGGTTTCTAAGAACCCGAGCTGCTGCGTCTCGTTCTCATCTTTCTACAACAACTCGATCACCCCTTGCCCGTCTTGTGCTTGCGGTTGCCATAACAAGAAAAATTGCATTCC GAGCGACTCCAAACTACTACACAAAGCGGGAGTAAACACACCGCGGAAGGACAACACGCCACTTCTGCAGTGCACCCATCACATGTGCCCTATAAGGGTTCACTGGCATGTGAAGCTCAACTACAAGGACTACTGGCGCGTAAAGATCGCCATCACGAACTTCAACTACAGACTGAACCACACCCAGTGGACGCTTGTCGCACAGCACCCTAATCTCAACAGCATCACCCGAGTCTTCAGCTTCGACTACAAGCCTCTCATCGCTTACGAATCCATAA ACGATACGGGCATGTTCTACGGAATGAAGTTTTACAATGATCTACTGATGGAAGCGGGGCCAGAAGGAAATGTACAGTCCGAAGTGCTACTTCAGAAAGACAAGAACACATTTACATTCAAACAAGGATGGGCATTTCCAAGAAAAGTATACTTCAATGGAGATGAATGTATGCTTCCCCCACCTGATCAATACCCATTTCTGCCGAACTCCGCCCAAGTGAATCTAGTAGCCTTGTCAACACTCGTGACCTCCATGGCTATGTCGATACTCCTTATTCACAAATCTCCATAG
- the LOC104427732 gene encoding COBRA-like protein 4, with translation MSWTPDGYVAVIALSNFQMFRHIPSPGWTLGWTWAGKEIIWSIVGAQATDQGDCSKFKGNIPHSCERSPAIIDLLPGVHDNQKYTDCCKGGVVTSWGQDPAAAVSSFQVSVGLSGTSSTSVKLPRDFYLLGPGLGYTCSGATIMPPSVFLSADRRRRNQAMMSWYVTCTYSQMIVSKNPTCCVSFSSFYNPMITPCPSCACGCEGTANCIGSRSQIQSVVGSQPSIAGDAPLLQCTNHMCPIRVHWHFKANYKEYWRVKITVTSFNYGMNYTQWTLAAQHPNFNNITQVYKFDYKPLNVFGSLNDTGMFYGIKYYNDLLMQAGPEGNVQTEMILRKDKSTFTLDQGWAFPRKVYFDGDECTMPPPDKYPSLPSIAPLNLSMALALAFFLILVLMVLMPLML, from the exons ATGTCGTGGACGCCCGATGGTTACGTG GCAGTCATCGCTTTGAGCAACTTCCAAATGTTCAGGCACATCCCGAGCCCCGGGTGGACGTTGGGATGGACGTGGGCAGGCAAAGAGATTATATGGTCCATCGTGGGAGCTCAGGCGACCGATCAAGGAGATTGCTCAAAATTCAAGGGAAACATCCCTCACTCTTGCGAAAGAAGCCCCGCTATCATCGACTTGCTTCCAGGAGTGCACGACAATCAAAAGTACACAGACTGCTGCAAGGGAGGCGTCGTCACGTCGTGGGGTCAAGACCCTGCAGCTGCAGTTTCATCCTTTCAGGTCAGTGTCGGGCTCTCGGGTACTTCAAGCACTTCTGTGAAACTTCCCCGGGATTTTTATCTGCTCGGGCCTGGACTGGGCTATACATGCAGTGGCGCAACCATCATGCCACCCTCGGTGTTCTTGTCGGCCGACAGACGGAGAAGAAATCAAGCCATGA TGTCATGGTACGTGACTTGTACTTACTCGCAAATGATCGTTTCCAAGAACCCGACCTGCTGcgtttccttttcctctttctacaACCCTATGATCACGCCCTGTCCATCTTGTGCCTGTGGCTGTGAAGGAACAGCTAACTGCATCGG GAGCCGGAGCCAGATTCAGAGTGTGGTGGGATCACAACCGTCCATTGCAGGCGACGCGCCTTTGCTGCAGTGCACGAACCACATGTGTCCTATCCGGGTACATTGGCACTTCAAGGCCAACTATAAAGAATACTGGAGAGTGAAGATCACAGTCACCAGTTTCAACTACGGGATGAATTATACACAGTGGACACTCGCTGCGCAGCATCCGAACTTCAACAACATCACTCAAGTCTATAAATTCGACTATAAGCCACTCAACGTGTTCGGTTCCCTCA ATGACACCGGGATGTTTTACGGCATAAAGTACTACAATGACCTACTAATGCAAGCAGGGCCAGAAGGAAATGTTCAGACGGAGATGATTCTTCGAAAAGATAAGAGTACTTTTACATTGGATCAGGGTTGGGCTTTTCCTCGAAAAGTCTACTTTGATGGTGACGAGTGCACGATGCCACCTCCTGATAAATACCCTTCTCTACCAAGCATAGCTCCTTTGAATCTTTCTATGGCTTTGGCCTTGGCTTTCTTCCTGATCTTGGTACTGATGGTACTGATGCCACTGATGCTCTGA